Proteins encoded by one window of Cylindrospermum stagnale PCC 7417:
- a CDS encoding type II toxin-antitoxin system YafQ family toxin, protein MQLLWSTGFVRDFKRLARWNPQLRSLVEQTLQNLAEDPFYPSLHTHKLKGDLSGTWACSIDYNNRILFEFVPNPDSGELAISLLTLGSHDDVY, encoded by the coding sequence ATGCAACTATTATGGAGTACAGGGTTTGTACGAGATTTTAAGCGTCTAGCTCGTTGGAATCCGCAATTACGCTCTTTGGTTGAGCAAACATTACAAAACCTGGCTGAAGATCCGTTTTATCCTAGCTTGCATACTCATAAATTAAAGGGGGATTTATCGGGTACATGGGCTTGTTCCATTGACTATAACAACCGTATATTATTTGAGTTTGTTCCTAATCCTGATTCTGGGGAATTAGCAATTTCTTTGTTGACTTTAGGTTCTCATGATGATGTGTATTAA